From the genome of Anopheles moucheti chromosome 3, idAnoMoucSN_F20_07, whole genome shotgun sequence, one region includes:
- the LOC128301530 gene encoding solute carrier family 12 member 9, which produces MIAQNNARSTNNDPVESSESYPITGGSNGAGTSRLFRQFGSLFSSPAATTDPAGYVEFGSISDPSSSSGRTLGTFAGVFCPVALSMFSALVFIRVGFIVGNAGLYVTLLQFIIAYVILLFTVSSVCAISTNGAVEGGGVYFMISRTLGPEFGGSIGTLFFLANVVGCGLAISGCAEGIIQNFGPSDGAGSGTIPDGRWWRFLYCSSLNTLMLIVVLIGAEMFAKTSMLILGVVVICLLSTYVSFLTQGPKEVNIPHENNLVNFTSASYTGLLADTLWSNLHSNYTKDYTSNGNQVNFAVVFGVLFSGVTGIMAGANMSGELKNPSKSIPAGTLSAVLFTFLCYMALSILIAATTTSTLLQNNFLFLGPINIWPTFVTIGILTATFSTGLSNLIGASRVMEALAKDRVFGPLMSFVIKGTYKNNPIAAVIASWMLVETILLIGSLNTIAQINSVLFMLSYLATNLACLGIEITGAPNFRPTYKYFSWHTALIGLLGTAIMMFVINSIYALSSIILCLFLVIALHLFSPACQGAQWGSISQALMFHQVRKYLLMLDSRKDHVKFWRPQMLLLVASPRSCCPLIHFVNDMKKGGTYVIGHVKVGEFADNDSSNDPTIEEYAQWLSLLDHLKVKAFVELTLSKSVREGIQHLIRISGMGAMKPNTTILGFYDEEQSKDFFEYEDSPYKTNEFDGNGVKLFPYRKSGESKSLGVVEYVRIIDDVLRMRKNLCLCRHFHRLDKQMIARNNHIRYIDVWPVNIFEPKNEDPFDVVSQFMMQLACIIKMLPIWKKLELRVFLCESETVSENSAAFERPAEHRLDQRLKLLRISASIHKIPEWNKDIDFAKHRNILKQFTGNSDSNQMMAEENINRSKLYMQRINQIIRDRSNATAVTFMYLPTPPATSSVDYKEKCHHYLDLLTELTFDLPPTILVHGIDAVTSTTL; this is translated from the exons ATGATTGCACAAAATAATGCACGTAGCACCAACAATGATCCCGTAGAATCATCTGAATCGTACCCAATTACGGGAGGATCGAATGGGGCAGGAACGTCTCGATTGTTTAGACAGTTTGGTAGCTTGTTTTCGTCACCAGCGGCAACGACTGATCCGGCCGGATATGTGGAGTTCGGTAGCATTTCCGATCCTTCGTCCAGTTCGGGGCGCACGCTGGGAACGTTTGCTGGCGTGTTTTGTCCCGTCGCACTGTCCATGTTTAGTGCGCTGGTATTTATTCGAGTTG GTTTCATCGTGGGCAATGCTGGCCTCTATGTTACGCTTTTGCAGTTTATCATCGCTTACGTCATTTTGCTTTTTACCGTTTCCTCCGTATGTGCGATTTCGACAAACGGCGCCGTTGAGGGTGGTGGTGTGTACT ttATGATAAGTCGAACACTTGGACCAGAGTTTGGCGGCTCTATTGGAACACTGTTCTTTCTGGCGAACGTAGTAGGCTGTGGATTGGCCATATCTGGATGTGCGGAAGGCATTATACAAAATTTCGGCCCTTCGGATGGTGCCGGCAGTGGCACCATTCCTGACGGTCGTTGGTGGCGCTTTTTGTACTGCAGTTCACTCAACACCCTGATGCTGATTGTCGTGTTAATTGGCGCGGAAATGTTCGCCAAAACTTCCATGCTGATTTTGGGCGTTGTGGTTATTTGTTTGCTATCAACATACGTTAGCTTTCTTACTCAGGGCCCGAAGGAAGTAAACATACCCCACGAGAATAATTTGGTGAATTTCACTTCGGCCAGCTACACTGGTCTGCTGGCGGACACATTGTGGTCCAATCTGCATTCAAACTATACGAAAGATTATACCTCGAACGGAAACCAGGTGAATTTTGCCGTTGTATTCGGTGTGCTGTTCTCGGGTGTTACAGGCATAATGGCCGGAGCAAATATGTCGGGAGAGTTGAAAAATCCCTCGAAAAGCATTCCAGCCGGTACGCTGTCCGCGGTGCTGTTTACTTTCCTGTGCTACATGGCATTGTCCATACTGATAGCGGCCACCACTACGAGCACGTTATTGCAGAACAATTTCCTATTTTTGGGCCCAATCAATATATGGCCAACATTTGTAACGATCGGAATTTTGACGGCAACGTTTTCCACTGGCCTTAGCAATCTGATTGGCGCCAGCCGCGTCATGGAAGCGCTTGCAAAGGATCGAGTCTTTGGGCCACTGATGAGCTTCGTGATCAAAGGAACGTACAAGAATAATCCGATCGCCGCCGTTATTGCTAGCTGGATGCTGGTGGAAACGATCTTGCTGATCGGTTCACTTAACACGATCGCACAGATCAATTCGGTGTTGTTTATGCTTTCCTATCTCGCGACCAATTTGGCGTGCTTAGGCATTGAGATTACGGGAGCACCCAATTTCCGTCCAACGTACAAGTATTTTTCGTGGCATACCGCATTAATCGGTCTGCTCGGGACCGCAATCATGATGTTTGTGATAAACTCGATCTATGCATTGTCTAGTATTATATTATGTCTGTTCCTCGTGATTGCGCTTCATCTGTTTTCCCCAGCATGTCAAGGTGCACAGTGGGGATCCATTTCGCAAGCGCTGATGTTCCATCAGGTGCGCAAATATCTGCTGATGTTAGATTCGCGAAAAGATCACGTAAAGTTTTGGCGCCCACAAATGTTGCTTCTTGTGGCCAGCCCACGGTCCTGCTGTCCTCTGATTCATTTCGTAAACGACATGAAGAAGGGCGGTACGTATGTGATCGGCCACGTGAAGGTAGGCGAATTTGCGGATAATGATTCGTCGAATGATCCCACGATAGAGGAATACGCACAGTGGCTTTCGCTGTTAGATCATCTGAAAGTGAAGGCATTTGTGGAGTTAACGTTATCGAAAAGCGTGCGGGAAGGAATACAACATCTGATACGAATCTCCGGCATGGGAGCAATGAAACCCAACACTACCATTCTCGGTTTTTACGATGAAGAACAGTCGAAAGACTTTTTTGAGTA TGAGGATTCACCGTACAAAACGAACGAGTTTGATGGCAATGGAGTTAAGCTGTTCCCGTATCGCAAGAGCGGCGAATCTAAATCACTCGGAGTGGTCGAATACGTACGCATCATTGACGATGTGTTAAGGATGCGGAAGAATTTGTGCCTGTGTCGTCATTTTCATCGACTGGACAAGCAAATGATTGCGCGCAATAATCACATCCGTTACATTGATGTATGGCCGGTGAACATTTTCGAGCCGAAGAATGAGGATCCGTTCGATGTGGTGTCACAATTTATGATGCAGTTGGCGTGTATCATTAAAATGTTACCTATTTGGAAGAAGCTCGAACTACGTGTGTTCCTCTGCGAATCGGAAACCGTGTCGGAGAATAG TGCTGCTTTTGAACGTCCTGCAGAACATAGGCTTGATCAACGGTTGAAGCTGTTGAGAATTTCAGCATCGATCCATAAG ATTCCCGAATGGAACAAAGACATTGATTTTGCGAAACATCGGAATATTCTCAAACAGTTTACGGGTAACAGTGATAGTAACCAAATGATGgcagaagaaaacatcaaTCGCTCGAAATTGTATATGCAGAG AATCAATCAGATTATTCGAGATCGATCCAATGCAACGGCTGTGACATTCATGTATCTTCCAACGCCCCCAGCTACATCATCCGTTGACTACAAAGAAAAGTGTCACCATTATCTCGATCTACTAACAGAGCTTACGTTCGATCTTCCACCCACTATATTGGTGCATGGTATTGATGCAGTGACATCAACCACTCTGTAG
- the LOC128304433 gene encoding dehydrodolichyl diphosphate synthase complex subunit Nus1-like — protein sequence MKSNGANAKGTPNLLMSSLWLLLHTVFTWVEHLFRLLRRCRKAIYHIGLPGTAVETYRIKQSQQYVKSQLQTVSKIPTHLVVLLGLERPDYQRLSQFIHWSYAAGIAYISFYDHNGTIKRNHEQIKRCVDETPLADKHNIRWSDQNHDSIDMDRGPANRKCTFVSFLSPEDGKQGLVRLSRAIGESVLRRDLFPSDLSIEFLDNRLQSSSGYVPDPDLAVYFGEVCSAYGLLPWQIRLTEFLRLEWRLKDSNEYHFVDCLLRFAKCEQRLGS from the exons ATGAAATCAAATGGGGCGAACGCAAAAGGTACACCTAATCTTCTGATGAGTTCACTCTGGTTGCTGCTTCACACCGTCTTCACCTGGGTGGAGCATTTATTTCGCTTACTACGACGTTGCCGGAAAGCCATCTATCATATCGGTCTACCAGGAACAGCCGTAGAAACTTATCGTATAAAACAATCCCAACAGTACGTGAAATCACAGCTCCAGACGGTATCAAAAATTCCAACCCACCTTGTGGTGCTGCTGGGGCTTGAGCGTCCAGATTATCAACGCCTATCGCAGTTTATTCACTGGTCGTATGCAGCCGGTATTGCGTACATTAGTTTCTATGATCATAATG GTACTATTAAGCGTAATCATGAGCAAATCAAACGCTGTGTGGATGAAACACCATTAGCAGATAAACATAATATCCGATGGTCGGATCAAAATCACGACTCGATTGATATGGACAGGGGGCCTGCAAATCGGAAATGCACGTTTGTTAGCTTCCTTTCGCCCGAGGACGGTAAACAGGGATTGGTAAGACTGAGCCGCGCGATTGGTGAATCAGTCCTGCGTCGTGATCTGTTTCCGTCAGATTTAAGCATCGAATTTTTGGACAATCGATTGCAATCTTCTTCTGGTTATGTGCCCGATCCGGATTTGGCCGTTTACTTCGGTGAAGTTTGTTCCGCGTATGGCCTATTGCCGTGGCAGATAAGATTGACGGAGTTTCTGCGACTTGAGTGGCGCCTGAAGGACAGTAACGAATATCATTTTGTCGATTGTTTGCTTCGGTTTGCGAAGTGTGAACAGCGTTTGGGATCGTAA
- the LOC128304070 gene encoding dihydrodiol dehydrogenase 3-like, with protein sequence MIPKTYIRLSDEKSICSPAIGLGTYLITGADGKEAIKTAIDLGYRMFDTAVAYGNEAIVGEAIRDKVREAKHMTREDFFVISKLCGTRHRMDMVEKCCQKSVECMGLDYVDLYLMHTPVALKHGAKISTEGTVLNNIVDDSINPTEAWLGLEKCYQEGICRSIGVSNFNEHQLNSLLLEGSIVPAVNQIECSVGFNQKSLRQFCQQHQILVMGYAPLGKQKLPFLTNGIVKQIALSTGKTPAQIALRYLIEGGVVPIVKSKELSRQQENLDVFDFSLTDQQIEDLDAITGKQRACEMRFLAGAKHFPFIETV encoded by the exons ATGATACCTAAAACTTATATCAGATTAAGTGATGAAAAGTCCATATGTTCACCGGCAATCGGACTTGGTACGTACTTAATAACGGGTGCAGACGGGAAGGAAGCCATCAAGACAGCTATCGATTTGGGTTACCGGATGTTCGATACGGCTGTAGCTTATGGGAATGAAGCCATCGTTGGCGAAGCGATACGTGATAAAGTGCGCGAAGCCAAACACATGACACGTGAAGATTTTTTCGTCATCTCCAAATTGTGTGGAACGCGTCACCGGATGGATATGGTTGAAAAGTGCTGCCAAAAGTCGGTGGAATGCATGGGGTTGGATTATGTGGATCTCTACTTGATGCACACACCTGTTGCGCTGAAACATGGTGCGAAAATTTCGACTGAGGGGACAGTGTTGAATAATATCGTGGATGATAGTATCAATCCAACAGAAGCGTGGCTTGGGTTAGAAAAATGTTATCAGGAAGGAATTTGTCGATCAATAGGAGTCTCCAACTTCAACGAACATCAGCTCAACTCTCTCTTACTGGAGGGATCTATTGTGCCGGCAGTGAATCAGATTGAATGTTCGGTCGGTTTCAACCAAAAATCGTTACGACAATTTTGCCAACAGCACCAAATTCTTGTAATGGGATACGCTCCGCTAGGAAAGCAGAAGCTTCCGTTCCTAACCAACGGAATTGTGAAACAAATTGCCTTGTCGACTGGCAAAACTCCTGCACAAATCGCATTGCGATATCTC aTTGAGGGCGGAGTGGTTCCGATAGTAAAATCCAAAGAACTATCACGACAGCAAGAGAATTTGGATGTTTTTGATTTTAGTCTCACCGATCAACAGATAGAAGATTTGGATGCCATAACAGGGAAGCAACGTGCCTGCGAGATGCGTTTTTTAGCTGGAGCTAAACATTTCCCTTTTATCGAAACAGTTTAG
- the LOC128300859 gene encoding coatomer subunit alpha: MLTNFETKSARVKGLSFHPKRPWILASLHSGVIQLWDYRISTLIEKFDEHDGPVRGIAFHNQQPLFVSGGDDFKIKVWNYKQRRCIFTLLGHLDYVRTTVFHHEYPWILSASDDQTIRIWNWQSRSCICVLTGHNHYVMCAQFHPSDEDIIVSASLDQTVRIWDISGLRKKNVAPGPTGLDDHLKNPGATDLFGQADAVVKHVLEGHDRGVNWASFHPSLPLIVSGADDRQVKLWRMNEYKAWEVDTCRGHYYNVSCVLFHPRADLIISNSEDRSIRVWDMTKRQCIHTFRRENERFWILAAHPNLNLFAAGHDSGTIVFKLERERPAYAVYGNCLYYVKERFLRELDFNTNTDSVVMTIRGGGKTPVYSMSYNPALNAVLLCTRTSNLENSTYDLYSIPQKDSGSQNKETDSKRSSGVTAVWVARNRFAVLDRANQLVIKNFKNEVTKKIQTPVCDEIFYAGTGMLLLREPEHVTLFDVQQLRSLAQVKIAKCKYVVWSSDMNNVALLAKHTLNICNRRLDLLCSIHESARIKSGAWDESGVFIYTTSNHIKYAINNGDHGIIRTLDLPIYITRVKNSQVFCLDRECRTRLLTIDTTEYKFKMALIDRKYEEVLHMVRNARLVGQSIIAYLQQKGYPEVALHFVKDEKTRFGLALECGNIEIALEAAKAMDDKQCWERLAQSALMQGNHQVVEMCYQRTKNFDKLSFLYLITGNLEKLKKMNKIAEIRKDVSAQYQGALLLGDVAERVSILKNCKQTSLAYLTAKTHGLEEDAAQMAEEFAGEGKDLPVVLQDAKFLRPPVPIQQAESNWPLLTVSKGFFEGTMMSRGATTVHQALAPTEMVAEAAEEEDGWGVDDDLHDADRYEDAKDDDDAKPGEGGEGAGWDVGDDDLELPEELISKISASNAAGNKGFFAAPPKGHLPSHFWTMNSQLAADHVRAGSYDSACRLLNDQVGVVNFAPYKDLFMESYVASKTSYSSLPHVTSLPAHPNRNWKEPNPKNGHPTLAFKLNDLVQNLQACYQLTTTGKFVEAIEKLQNIILCIPLLVVETRQEIAEAQQLLTICREYVVGLQMETVRKTLPKNTLDEQKRICELAAYFTHVSLQPVHQILTLRTALNLFFKLKNYKTAASFARRLLELGPRPEVAQQARKILQACEMNETDEHTLHYDEHNPFTLCAVTYKPIYRGKPEEKCSLCSASYQPAYKGVTCAVCKVAEVGKDVIGLRISASQFK; encoded by the exons ATGTTGACTAATTTTGAGACCAAATCGGCCCGTGTGAAAGGTTTGTCGTTTCACCCAAAGCGCCCATGGATCTTGGCCAG TTTGCATAGCGGCGTTATTCAGCTATGGGACTATCGCATAAGTACACTGATTGAAAAGTTCGATGAACACGATGGCCCGGTACGTGGCATCGCGTTCCACAATCAGCAACCCTTGTTCGTCTCTGGTGGGGACGATTTTAAGATTAAGGTTTGGAACTACAAGCAGCGCCGGTGCATCTTCACGCTGCTGGGACATTTAGATTATGTTCGTACTACCGTATTTCATCATGAGTATCCGTGGATCTTGAGCGCATCGGATGATCAAACTATTCGTATCTGGAATTGGCAGTCACGGTCGTGCATTTGTGTCCTGACCGGACACAATCATTACGTTATGTGTGCTCAATTCCATCCGAGCGATGAGGACATCATTGTGTCGGCTTCGTTGGATCAAACCGTGCGCATCTGGGATATTTCTGGACTGCGCAAGAAGAATGTTGCTCCAGGACCGACCGGTTTGGATGACCATTTGAAGAACCCGGGTGCAACGGATCTTTTCGGGCAAGCGGATGCCGTTGTGAAGCATGTGCTGGAAGGGCACGATCGAGGTGTAAACTGGGCCAGTTTCCATCCCTCGCTGCCATTGATCGTGTCCGGCGCGGATGACCGGCAGGTGAAGTTATGGCGCATGAACGAATACAAGGCCTGGGAAGTGGATACGTGCCGTGGTCATTACTATAATGTGTCCTGTGTGCTGTTCCATCCACGAGCAGATCTGATCATTTCCAACAGCGAAGATCGCAGCATCCGTGTTTGGGACATGACCAAGCGTCAATGCATTCATACGTTCCGTCGCGAGAACGAACGCTTCTGGATACTGGCAGCGCATCCGAATCTAAACTTATTTGCAGCCGGTCACGATTCGGGTACGATCGTATTCAAGCTTGAACGCGAGCGTCCAGCGTACGCAGTGTACGGAAACTGTTTATACTACGTGAAGGAACGCTTTCTTCGTGAGCTCGATTTCAACACGAACACCGATTCGGTTGTGATGACTATACGAGGCGGAGGAAAAACGCCCGTCTACAGCATGTCGTACAATCCGGCGCTTAATGCCGTGCTACTGTGCACACGAACCTCCAACCTGGAAAACAGCACATACGATTTGTACAGCATACCGCAAAAAGACAGCGGATCGCAGAACAAAGAAACCGACAGCAAACGCTCGTCAGGCGTAACAGCCGTCTGGGTGGCACGGAATCGATTCGCCGTTCTAGATCGTGCGAATCAGTTGGTgataaaaaatttcaaaaatgaaGTCACTAAAAAGATCCAGACACCGGTTTGCGATGAGATATTCTACGCTGGTACGGgcatgttgctgttgcgcgAACCCGAGCATGTGACACTGTTCGATGTGCAGCAGCTTCGCTCTCTAGCCCAGGTAAAGATAGCCAAGTGCAAGTACGTCGTCTGGTCGTCTGACATGAACAATGTGGCGCTGCTGGCCAAACATACGCTGAACATCTGCAATCGACGTTTGGATTTGCTTTGCTCCATTCATGAAAGTGCGAGAATTAAGTCCGGAGCGTGGGACGAATCGGGCGTGTTCATTTACACCACCTCGAATCACATCAAGTACGCGATCAATAACGGTGACCATGGCATCATTCGGACGCTCGATCTTCCGATTTACATTACGCGCGTAAAGAACAGTCAAGTGTTCTGCCTTGATCGAGAGTGCCGTACGCGTTTGCTTACCATCGACACGACCGAGTACAAGTTCAAGATGGCACTAATCGACCGGAAGTACGAGGAGGTGCTTCACATGGTACGTAACGCACGACTCGTGGGACAAAGCATAATTGCGTACTTGCAGCAAAAAGGTTATCCCGAAGTGGCGCTGCACTTCGTGAAGGACGAAAAAACCCGCTTCGGGCTCGCACTAGAATGTGGCAACATTGAGATAGCTTTGGAAGCGGCCAAAGCCATGGACGACAAGCAGTGCTGGGAGCGTTTGGCCCAGAGCGCTCTAATGCAAGGCAATCACCAGGTGGTGGAAATGTGCTATCAACGCACGAAAAACTTCGATAAGCTGTCCTTCCTTTATTTGATCACGGGAAATCTGGAGAAACTGAAGAAGATGAATAAGATTGCCGAAATACGCAAGGATGTCTCGGCCCAGTATCAGGGCGCATTGCTGCTTGGAGACGTTGCAGAGCGCGTATCGATACTGAAAAACTGTAAGCAAACGTCGCTTGCTTACCTGACCGCGAAAACTCACGGCCTGGAGGAAGACGCAGCGCAGATGGCAGAAGAGTTTGCTGGCGAGGGTAAAGATTTGCCAGTGGTGTTGCAAGATGCCAAATTCCTACGACCCCCTGTACCAATTCAGCAGGCCGAAAGTAATTGGCCGCTGTTGACTGTTTCGAAGGGATTTTTCGAAGGAACTATGATGTCGCGTGGTGCAACCACCGTTCACCAAGCACTTGCGCCGACAGAAATGGTAGCCGAAGCCGCTGAAGAGGAAGATGGATGGGGTGTGGATGATGATTTACATGATGCCGACCGGTATGAGGATGCAAAGGACGATGACGATGCCAAACCGGGCGAGGGTGGAGAAGGTGCCGGATGGGATGTGGGTGATGATGATCTGGAGCTGCCGGAGGAGCTGATATCCAAAATTTCTGCTTCAAATGCGGCCGGAAACAAAGGTTTCTTTGCGGCACCCCCAAAAGGGCATCTTCCTTCGCACTTTTGGACTATGAACTCACAGCTAGCTGCTGATCATGTGCGTGCAGGTTCATACGATTCGGCCTGTCGCTTATTGAACGATCAGGTTGGAGTCGTAAACTTCGCGCCGTACAAAGATCTGTTTATGGAATCGTACGTAGCATCGAAAACGTCCTACAGCAGTTTACCACACGTTACATCGCTTCCGGCACACCCCAATCGAAACTGGAAGGAGCCGAATCCTAAAAATGGTCACCCTACGCTTGCCTTCAAGCTAAACGATCTTGTTCAAAACCTGCAAGCTTGCTACCAGCTAACGACGACTGGTAAGTTTGTGGAAGCAATCGAAAAGCTGCAGAACATCATACTCTGCATTCCGTTGCTGGTTGTGGAAACGCGACAGGAAATCGCCGAAGCCCAACAGCTGCTCACAATTTGCCGCGAGTACGTAGTGGGGCTCCAGATGGAGACAGTGCGGAAAACACTTCCGAAAAATACACTCGACGAGCAAAAGCGTATCTGCGAGCTGGCCGCTTACTTTACACACGTGAGTTTGCAGCCCGTGCATCAAATTCTTACTCTGCGTACCGCTTTGAATCTGTTCTTCAAGCTAAAGAACTACAAAACGGCTGCTTCGTTTGCACGACGATTGCTAGAGCTTGGCCCACGGCCCGAGGTGGCACAGCAGGCACGGAAGATATTGCAAGCTTGCGAGATGAATGAAACAGACGAGCACACATTGCACTACGATGAACACAATCCGTTCACGCTGTGTGCGGTAACGTATAAACCGATCTATCGCGGAAAACCGGAGGAAAAGTGTTCACTATGCTCTGCCTCGTATCAACCAGCGTATAAAGGCGTAACGTGTGCCGTCTGTAAAGTGGCCGAAGTGGGCAAGGATGTAATAGGTTTACGCATTAGTGCATCGCAGTTTAAGTAA
- the LOC128301795 gene encoding 60S ribosomal protein L23, protein MSKRGRGGSAGGKFRISLGLPVGAVINCADNTGAKNLYVIAVHGIRGRLNRLPAAGVGDMFVATVKKGKPELRKKVMPAVVIRQRKPFRRRDGVFLYFEDNAGVIVNNKGEMKGSAITGPVAKECADLWPRIASNAGSIA, encoded by the exons ATGTCTAAGAGAG GACGTGGAGGATCCGCGGGAGGTAAATTCCGCATCTCGCTCGGTCTGCCGGTTGGCGCCGTCATCAACTGCGCTGATAACACGGGTGCCAAGAACCTGTATGTCATTGCTGTCCATGGTATCCGTGGTCGTTTGAACCGTCTGCCGGCCGCAGGAGTCGGTGACATGTTCGTAGCTACGGTGAAGAAGGGAAAGCCAGAGCTGCGTAAGAAG gTAATGCCGGCCGTCGTGATTCGGCAGCGCAAACCATTCCGTAGGCGGGATGGTGTCTTCCTGTACTTTGAGGACAACGCTGGAGTGATAGTGAACAATAAGGGTGAAATGAAAGGCTCCGCTATCACTGGTCCCGTTGCGAAAGAATGCGCTGACCTGTGGCCTCGTATCGCATCCAATGCCGGTTCGATAGCTTAA
- the LOC128301671 gene encoding proteasome subunit alpha type-1-like — translation MFRNQYDSDVTVWSPQGRLHQVEYAMEAVKLGSATVGLKNKDYAVLIALKRASSELSSHQKKIISIDDHLGLSFAGITADARILSRYLRQECLNYKYSYDACYPVGRLISNLGNKMQVCTQRYDRRPYGVGLLVIGYDDQGPHIYQTCPSANFFDCKAMSIGSRSQSARTYLEKHLATFPDCTKDELIRHGVQALQDTLPNEVELNNKNISIAIVGKGENFHVLDEQENDKYLSNIVRRGGAAAEASASGQPPRDDGDDQPPNVPADPIPVVAMET, via the exons ATG TTCCGCAACCAATACGATAGCGACGTGACGGTATGGAGTCCACAGGGCCGTCTACACCAGGTGGAGTATGCAATGGAGGCCGTAAAGCTTGGTTCCGCAACAGTGGGATTGAAAAACAAGGATTATGCCGTTCTGATTGCTTTGAAACGAGCTTCGTCCGAGCTGTCGTCCCACCAGAAGAAGATCATTTCCATCGACGATCATCTAGGTCTGTCGTTCGCCGGTATCACGGCTGATGCCCGAATCCTCAGCCGCTATCTGCGCCAGGAGTGTCTGAACTACAAATATTCCTACGATGCGTGCTATCCAGTAGGACGCTTGATTAGCAATCTTGGCAACAAGATGCAAGTCTGCACACAACGGTATGACCGGCGTCCGTACGGCGTTGGGTTACTGGTGATCGGTTATGATGACCAGGGACCGCACATCTACCAAACATGTCCAAGCGCCAATTTCTTCGACTGCAAAGCGATGTCAATTGGATCCCGTTCGCAGAGCGCCCGTACGTATCTCGAGAAGCATCTGGCTACGTTCCCAGATTGCACAAAGGACGAGCTCATTCGTCATGGCGTGCAGGCGCTTCAAGATACGCTGCCCAACGAGGTGGAGCTGAACAACAAGAATATATCGATCGCAATCGTGGGCAAGGGAGAAAACTTCCACGTGCTGGATGAACAAGAGAACGATAAATACTTGAGCAACATAGTGCGTCGTGGTGGTGCGGCTGCTGAGGCATCCGCCAGTGGCCAGCCACCCCGTGATGATGGCGACGATCAACCCCCAAACGTACCAGCGGATCCGATTCCGGTAGTGGCGATGGAAACGTAA